Proteins from a single region of Abyssalbus ytuae:
- a CDS encoding SLC13 family permease: MKLGKKNIFLIAGPMSFIILQMLKTPEGMPESAFDMLGITLWMAIWWITEAIPIGATALLPIILFPMVGAADLSSTTSSYGHKYIFLYMGGFMLAIAIEKWNLHKRMALHIINLIGTNISKIILGFMVATAFLSMWISNTATSVMMLPIGMSIVAQLKDNPATEKDENLIFGKALMLAIAYSSSIGGIATLIGTPPNLVLAGFVEEIYGMEITFWQWAKWGLPITIPLLIFAWLYLTKFVYNFKQKEFPGGKAEISKLLHQIGPMKKEEKILLWIFSLTAFAWISRSFILQSFLPGIDDTIIAMFSGILLFTIPAGSKNKTLITWDDAVKLPWGIILLFGGGMALASGFETTGLAKWLGNQMSLLQGLSLLGLIVVIITSVNFITEVTSNLATTAMLLPVLAPISFSLGINPYILMVAATIAASCAFMLPVATPPNAVVFGSGYLKIPDMVKSGIWMNIFSIAFLAPMVYYVLPLLWGFDPKEFNEFIFNKITK; the protein is encoded by the coding sequence ATGAAGTTAGGGAAAAAAAACATTTTTTTGATAGCAGGGCCAATGTCTTTTATCATCTTACAGATGCTTAAAACTCCCGAGGGTATGCCTGAAAGTGCTTTTGATATGTTGGGAATAACGCTCTGGATGGCTATTTGGTGGATTACCGAAGCAATCCCCATTGGAGCAACAGCTTTGCTGCCAATAATACTTTTTCCAATGGTAGGTGCAGCAGATCTTTCATCCACTACCTCATCATACGGACATAAATATATTTTTCTCTATATGGGGGGGTTTATGTTAGCTATTGCTATTGAAAAGTGGAACCTTCATAAACGAATGGCATTACATATAATTAATCTTATTGGCACCAACATTTCAAAAATCATTTTGGGGTTTATGGTGGCCACAGCTTTTTTATCAATGTGGATATCCAATACGGCGACCTCAGTTATGATGTTACCCATAGGAATGTCAATAGTGGCACAGTTAAAAGATAATCCTGCTACCGAAAAAGATGAAAATTTAATCTTTGGTAAAGCACTGATGCTTGCCATTGCTTACAGTTCCTCAATTGGTGGTATTGCCACCTTAATAGGTACCCCTCCTAACCTGGTTCTTGCAGGTTTTGTAGAAGAGATATATGGCATGGAAATTACTTTTTGGCAGTGGGCCAAATGGGGGCTACCCATAACTATTCCCTTATTAATATTCGCATGGTTATACTTAACCAAATTCGTGTATAATTTCAAACAAAAAGAATTTCCAGGTGGGAAAGCAGAAATAAGCAAATTGTTACATCAAATAGGCCCTATGAAGAAAGAAGAAAAAATACTTCTTTGGATCTTTTCATTAACTGCTTTTGCCTGGATAAGCCGTTCCTTTATTTTACAAAGCTTTCTACCGGGAATAGATGATACTATCATTGCCATGTTTTCGGGAATTTTATTATTCACCATTCCTGCAGGCAGCAAAAATAAAACTTTAATTACCTGGGACGATGCTGTAAAACTCCCCTGGGGAATTATTTTACTATTTGGCGGCGGCATGGCTTTAGCTTCCGGTTTTGAAACCACAGGGCTGGCTAAATGGCTTGGTAATCAAATGAGCCTGTTACAAGGATTAAGTCTTTTGGGATTAATTGTGGTTATTATCACTTCAGTTAATTTTATTACTGAAGTAACCTCAAATTTAGCTACTACGGCAATGCTGTTGCCTGTTTTAGCCCCTATTTCCTTTTCTTTGGGTATCAACCCTTACATCCTTATGGTTGCAGCTACCATTGCTGCTTCATGCGCTTTCATGCTACCTGTAGCTACTCCCCCAAATGCTGTAGTTTTTGGCTCCGGCTATTTAAAAATTCCGGATATGGTAAAAAGCGGGATATGGATGAATATTTTTTCTATCGCATTTCTGGCTCCTATGGTTTACTATGTTTTACCCCTTCTTTGGGGTTTTGATCCTAAAGAATTTAATGAATTTATTTTTAACAAAATCACAAAATGA
- the lipB gene encoding lipoyl(octanoyl) transferase LipB, with product MKKKVEVQDLGYKDYKETWDYQESLFKGIVDLKIKNRRENLNIDTPNYFLFVEHPHVYTLGKSGDISNMLLNEGQLAAKGATFYKINRGGDITYHGPGQIVGYPILDLDNFFTDIHKYLRFLEEVIILTLQEYGLKGMRSEGETGVWLDVGTPFARKICAMGVRASRWVTMHGFALNVNTDLGYFDNIIPCGIRGKAVTSLNVELGKKEVPVNEVKAKLLQHFSLLFEAELSEKIKTEA from the coding sequence ATGAAAAAGAAAGTAGAAGTACAGGATTTAGGCTACAAGGACTACAAGGAAACCTGGGATTATCAGGAAAGCCTTTTTAAAGGAATTGTCGATTTAAAAATAAAAAACAGGAGGGAGAATTTAAATATTGATACTCCAAATTATTTTCTTTTTGTAGAGCATCCTCATGTATATACTTTGGGTAAGAGCGGCGACATTAGTAATATGCTTCTCAATGAAGGACAACTTGCCGCTAAAGGTGCCACATTTTACAAAATAAACAGGGGTGGGGATATTACTTATCACGGCCCAGGGCAAATAGTAGGATATCCTATTTTAGACCTTGACAATTTTTTTACTGATATTCATAAATACCTGAGGTTTTTAGAAGAGGTTATTATACTTACCCTGCAGGAATACGGGTTAAAAGGAATGAGAAGTGAAGGAGAAACAGGGGTATGGCTGGATGTTGGTACTCCCTTTGCCCGTAAAATTTGTGCTATGGGAGTAAGAGCATCACGTTGGGTAACCATGCATGGGTTTGCATTAAATGTAAATACCGATTTAGGGTATTTTGACAATATCATTCCTTGTGGCATACGAGGTAAAGCAGTTACTTCTTTAAATGTTGAATTAGGTAAAAAAGAGGTGCCAGTAAATGAAGTTAAAGCCAAACTGTTACAGCACTTTTCTTTGTTGTTTGAGGCAGAATTATCGGAGAAAATTAAAACTGAAGCTTAG
- a CDS encoding Ig-like domain-containing protein, which produces MNIKNKIKHIYNLCIALTFIGLTGCDNEDDTSSPTEILVFKLNNEAFTDNTENVPVNSTFEMIFSSPVIADKFEGAFHVKAGTDNIPYTVQYQNQSSKVLVDIKDMSYSTSHTIGIKAGEIGEKGKVLTNDLLFNFKTKAANTKTPCLTASDNCTQQLSFTDNADASLTFDMYSNYDFVDDSEFVWDFIKQVVVVVHGAERNSDEYFNYMVNSLRSLELEETTLIIAPHFEDKDTAPANGLVWNDSRWREGVNAANNNSAISSFTVMDSIVNRISNLEKFPNLKTVFIAGHSSGAAYVQHYALANKVHDLHTQIDFQYIVANSQYFYYPDGMRYDEIGLSFYTPTDCNGYNYWPYGFEFAVPYLDGTDANTISNQMVTRNTVYFLGTDDTSTSGSLNTTECQATLLGSNRFTRGENMFSYMERFYGATHKHKKIIVQNIGHDGDGMFNSPEFKQFMLEFQ; this is translated from the coding sequence ATGAATATAAAAAATAAAATAAAGCATATTTACAACCTTTGTATAGCCCTTACTTTTATAGGGCTTACAGGTTGCGATAATGAGGACGATACCTCTTCTCCGACTGAAATACTTGTTTTTAAATTAAACAATGAGGCCTTTACCGATAATACCGAAAACGTACCCGTTAACAGTACATTCGAAATGATTTTCTCATCGCCGGTAATTGCCGATAAATTCGAAGGTGCTTTTCATGTAAAAGCAGGTACCGATAATATCCCTTATACTGTTCAATATCAAAATCAATCATCAAAAGTATTGGTCGATATCAAGGATATGTCTTATAGCACCAGCCATACCATCGGGATAAAAGCAGGAGAAATAGGCGAAAAAGGAAAAGTTCTTACAAATGACTTACTTTTCAATTTCAAAACAAAGGCTGCAAATACCAAAACCCCTTGCCTTACTGCTTCAGACAATTGCACGCAACAATTAAGTTTTACCGATAATGCAGATGCTTCTCTCACCTTCGATATGTATTCTAATTATGATTTTGTAGATGATTCGGAATTTGTATGGGATTTTATAAAACAGGTAGTTGTGGTGGTTCATGGAGCCGAAAGGAACTCAGATGAATATTTTAACTATATGGTAAATTCTTTAAGAAGTTTGGAACTGGAAGAAACCACTCTTATCATTGCCCCTCATTTTGAGGATAAAGATACCGCACCGGCCAATGGTTTAGTTTGGAATGATTCGAGATGGAGGGAAGGTGTCAATGCCGCTAATAATAATTCGGCAATAAGTTCATTTACAGTAATGGACAGCATCGTAAACAGAATTTCAAACCTGGAGAAATTTCCAAATCTCAAAACAGTATTTATTGCCGGTCATTCTTCGGGAGCTGCCTATGTACAACATTATGCACTGGCAAACAAAGTTCACGATTTGCATACTCAGATAGATTTTCAATATATAGTGGCAAACAGCCAGTATTTCTATTATCCTGACGGAATGCGTTATGATGAAATAGGCCTGAGTTTCTACACCCCAACTGACTGCAACGGATATAATTACTGGCCTTACGGATTTGAGTTTGCGGTACCATATCTTGACGGAACAGATGCCAATACTATTTCAAACCAGATGGTAACCAGGAATACTGTTTACTTTTTGGGTACCGATGACACCTCTACAAGTGGTTCTCTTAATACTACAGAGTGTCAGGCTACTTTATTAGGTTCAAACCGATTTACAAGAGGCGAGAATATGTTCAGCTATATGGAAAGGTTTTATGGGGCCACACATAAGCATAAGAAAATTATCGTACAAAATATTGGCCATGACGGAGATGGCATGTTCAATTCCCCGGAGTTCAAACAATTTATGTTGGAGTTCCAATAA
- a CDS encoding SusD/RagB family nutrient-binding outer membrane lipoprotein produces the protein MKSYIAIIFVIILSTSCSDLVEGINDDPNNVTQSSFGNVLTGAEVGNTLFQSGESSRRAAIFAGQYTGIDRQHLGFTTYSVISSDFDGVWSDSYVNALRNTIVAEEVANDENLEGISKGITLVLQAHVFGSLASLYGDIPFDEAGNFLISDPVFEDQIEVYAKIQKQLDEAIELLNSEIDRPEAGADIYFNGNPDKWIEAANTLKARFYMHTKNYQKAYDAAGRGISSIDNSMYSPHKDSDDAGNLNYQFFIGRGETDVVVSDFMVSLLNPGASNPIAANYRGNTKTDETGRYNYLFVTNTAGVQPNTTNGFAAQTAPAPLVTYEENLLILAEAGFRVGGFDTGLDNLNRFRAFMATGGYLTNADPAQITYEPYEASDFEAGGMENPDSISRENALLREILEERYVTLFGQIETFNDTRRTENETVVRVPVMPNTGDLLPQRFLYAQSEINSNNNVPDPLPEFFEKTPVNE, from the coding sequence ATGAAATCTTATATAGCTATAATCTTTGTTATTATTTTAAGTACATCATGCAGTGACCTTGTTGAAGGCATCAATGATGACCCTAACAACGTAACCCAGAGTTCCTTTGGAAATGTATTAACAGGTGCAGAAGTAGGAAACACACTTTTTCAAAGTGGTGAATCTTCCAGAAGAGCGGCTATCTTTGCCGGCCAATATACAGGAATTGACAGACAACATCTGGGTTTTACAACTTATTCTGTAATAAGTAGTGATTTTGATGGTGTATGGAGTGATTCCTATGTAAACGCCTTAAGAAATACTATAGTAGCAGAAGAGGTTGCAAATGATGAAAATTTAGAAGGCATATCAAAAGGTATCACTTTGGTTTTACAAGCCCATGTTTTTGGAAGCCTTGCATCATTGTATGGCGACATCCCTTTTGATGAAGCCGGAAACTTTTTAATTTCCGATCCTGTATTTGAAGATCAGATAGAGGTATATGCCAAAATACAAAAACAACTGGATGAAGCAATAGAGCTACTTAACTCAGAGATTGACAGACCGGAAGCAGGTGCAGATATATATTTTAACGGAAATCCTGATAAATGGATTGAAGCAGCCAATACCCTGAAAGCGCGTTTTTATATGCATACCAAAAACTACCAGAAAGCCTATGATGCAGCAGGGAGAGGCATTAGCTCTATAGATAATTCCATGTACAGTCCTCATAAGGACTCAGACGACGCAGGCAACCTAAATTACCAGTTTTTTATTGGTCGGGGTGAAACTGATGTTGTGGTTTCTGATTTTATGGTAAGCTTACTAAATCCCGGTGCCAGTAATCCTATCGCTGCTAATTACCGGGGTAATACAAAAACTGACGAAACAGGAAGATATAATTACTTATTCGTAACAAATACTGCAGGTGTACAGCCAAATACAACCAATGGCTTTGCAGCACAAACTGCCCCAGCCCCTTTAGTCACTTATGAAGAAAACCTTTTAATACTGGCCGAAGCCGGATTCAGGGTAGGCGGATTTGATACCGGGCTTGACAATTTGAACAGGTTCAGGGCTTTTATGGCAACAGGCGGATATTTAACCAATGCAGACCCCGCACAAATTACTTATGAGCCGTATGAAGCTTCTGATTTTGAAGCAGGAGGAATGGAAAATCCGGATAGTATAAGCAGGGAAAATGCCTTATTAAGAGAAATTCTTGAAGAACGGTATGTTACCTTATTCGGCCAAATAGAAACTTTTAATGATACGCGCAGAACAGAAAATGAAACTGTGGTAAGAGTTCCTGTAATGCCTAACACAGGTGATCTCTTACCTCAACGGTTTCTATATGCACAATCAGAAATAAACAGCAATAACAATGTTCCTGACCCGCTTCCGGAATTTTTTGAAAAAACTCCGGTGAACGAATAA
- a CDS encoding YqaE/Pmp3 family membrane protein — protein sequence MSIWRVLLSIICPPLAVLDKGCGSIIIVFILWLCGWVPGVIAALIILNNPN from the coding sequence ATGAGCATATGGAGAGTATTATTGTCAATTATTTGTCCGCCCCTTGCAGTGTTGGATAAAGGTTGCGGATCAATAATAATTGTATTTATTTTGTGGTTATGTGGTTGGGTGCCCGGAGTTATTGCCGCATTAATAATTTTAAATAATCCTAATTAA
- a CDS encoding Ig-like domain-containing protein: protein MKNNSTILAILMLFFIISCNDDENTVTEDNTLTVMKTNLTDDLSEPIENISVGTSIEIIFSHSLDINKIESALSLSSSLGETDHTIEFSNTNSTVILTPTSPLEYETMYTISLPEGVYGAKGETLKTSLSINFSTGIYTLPVATLLSSTSTLEEKDEETATITIQLNKATNEEVTATLVFSGTATEGVDYTISGEKTISIPKGSSSTTVTITSIADNDSEGAELISIALTDITNAIDESIQLNIAVNDPPLALSLQGIMSLAWDSAGTNGGKAIHLVANEDIADLSLFGLGTANNGGGTDGKEYVLPAQSVSKGDDILLAREVDLISAYFEGCMSEFEHIITAESTINQNGDDAIELFQGDTVIETYGDANIDGTGEDWEYSGSWAYKVDGFWTTGGIDCSVGSTTNSTSACPYPLCAEPLMLQGILALSWEGSGANGGKAIHLKAVKDIPDLSIYGLGTANNGGGSDGLEYTLPNQAVNKGDDIIIAREPATLAAYFGTCIDSFDHVIEATSSINQSGDDAIELFKNGVVIETYGDVTYSSDAATPWEYTGSWAYKVDDLWTIGGIKCADGSTSTQSSSCVYPICN from the coding sequence ATGAAAAACAATTCTACTATCTTGGCTATACTGATGTTGTTCTTCATTATTAGCTGTAATGATGATGAAAATACAGTTACAGAAGACAATACCTTAACTGTAATGAAAACGAACCTTACTGATGACCTGTCAGAACCCATCGAAAATATATCCGTCGGAACTTCTATAGAAATAATTTTTTCTCATAGCCTGGATATAAATAAAATAGAATCTGCACTTAGTCTGTCTTCTTCTTTAGGAGAGACCGATCATACCATTGAATTTTCCAATACAAACTCTACCGTTATCCTCACCCCCACTTCTCCATTGGAATATGAAACAATGTATACGATTTCCTTACCGGAAGGGGTTTATGGAGCAAAAGGAGAAACATTAAAAACCTCCTTATCAATAAATTTTTCCACAGGAATATATACCCTACCAGTGGCAACCTTATTAAGCAGTACTTCAACCCTGGAAGAAAAAGATGAAGAAACAGCTACTATTACCATTCAATTAAATAAAGCTACTAATGAAGAGGTAACAGCAACCCTGGTTTTTTCGGGAACAGCAACCGAAGGAGTAGACTATACCATTTCAGGTGAAAAAACAATTTCAATACCTAAAGGTAGTTCTTCAACTACTGTTACAATTACTTCTATTGCAGATAATGATAGTGAAGGAGCAGAACTTATTTCTATCGCACTTACTGACATAACCAATGCTATAGATGAATCAATCCAACTTAATATTGCTGTTAATGATCCGCCTCTTGCTCTTTCCTTACAGGGAATCATGTCTCTTGCATGGGATAGTGCAGGAACCAATGGCGGTAAAGCAATACACCTTGTAGCAAATGAAGATATAGCAGATTTAAGTCTGTTCGGCTTGGGAACTGCTAATAATGGCGGTGGCACCGATGGTAAAGAATATGTATTACCTGCACAATCTGTTTCTAAAGGAGATGATATTCTTTTAGCCAGGGAAGTCGACCTCATATCGGCTTATTTTGAAGGTTGTATGAGCGAATTTGAACACATTATTACAGCAGAATCTACCATAAATCAGAATGGAGACGATGCCATTGAACTTTTCCAGGGAGACACCGTAATTGAAACTTATGGAGATGCAAACATCGACGGAACAGGTGAAGATTGGGAATACTCAGGTTCCTGGGCTTATAAAGTAGACGGTTTCTGGACAACCGGTGGTATTGATTGTTCTGTAGGCTCTACTACTAACAGTACCTCTGCCTGTCCTTATCCCCTATGTGCCGAACCACTAATGCTTCAGGGAATATTAGCCTTATCATGGGAGGGAAGTGGTGCCAATGGTGGAAAAGCTATTCACTTAAAAGCAGTTAAAGACATTCCTGACTTAAGTATTTATGGCCTTGGCACTGCTAATAACGGAGGAGGTTCTGACGGTCTTGAATATACTTTACCCAACCAGGCTGTTAATAAAGGTGACGATATTATTATTGCCCGTGAACCGGCAACCCTTGCAGCTTACTTTGGTACTTGTATAGACTCTTTTGATCATGTTATTGAAGCAACTAGTTCAATAAATCAAAGTGGAGACGATGCGATTGAACTTTTCAAGAATGGAGTGGTTATAGAAACCTACGGTGATGTCACCTACTCAAGTGACGCAGCTACACCATGGGAATACACAGGCTCCTGGGCTTATAAAGTAGATGATTTGTGGACAATCGGTGGTATTAAGTGTGCCGATGGTTCTACCTCTACTCAAAGTTCAAGTTGTGTATATCCTATATGTAATTAA
- the hemL gene encoding glutamate-1-semialdehyde 2,1-aminomutase, with protein MIYKRSSALFAQAQQYIPGGVNSPVRAFNAVGGEPVFVKEAKGAYLFDEDGNKLIDYIASWGPLILGHAHEPVVNAVIEKAEKGTSFGMPTAIETEIAKLAISMVPNIDKIRFVNSGTEACMSAVRLARGYTGREKIIKFAGCYHGHSDSFLIQAGSGAVTFGSPNSPGVTQGTAKDTLLAEYNNLENVKEIVLANKNEIAAIIIEPVAGNMGCIIPNPGFLEGLRKLCDENGILLIFDEVMTGFRLARGGAQELFNINADIVAFGKVIGGGLPVGAFAAREEIMNYLAPVGPVYQAGTLSGNPLAMAAGLAMLNELNNNPQIFNELADKTAYLHEGMDKVLSASGIDYTINRIGSMISVHFTNVQVTDFKTSATGNNEFFKKFFHGMLAEGVYLPPSAFESWFLNNALSYSDIDFTINAVKKVAKNL; from the coding sequence ATGATATACAAAAGAAGCAGTGCATTGTTTGCACAGGCACAACAATATATACCCGGGGGAGTTAACTCGCCGGTACGGGCTTTTAATGCAGTTGGGGGCGAACCTGTTTTTGTAAAAGAAGCAAAAGGAGCCTATTTGTTTGACGAAGACGGTAATAAACTTATAGATTATATAGCTTCCTGGGGGCCTCTTATTTTAGGCCATGCCCATGAGCCGGTAGTAAATGCCGTAATAGAAAAAGCTGAAAAGGGAACTTCATTTGGAATGCCAACAGCTATAGAAACCGAAATAGCAAAACTGGCAATATCTATGGTTCCCAATATAGATAAAATACGTTTTGTAAACAGCGGAACCGAGGCCTGCATGAGCGCCGTAAGGTTGGCAAGAGGATATACCGGCAGGGAAAAAATAATAAAATTCGCAGGGTGTTACCACGGTCATTCCGATTCTTTTCTTATACAGGCGGGCAGTGGTGCTGTAACATTCGGTTCGCCCAACAGCCCCGGAGTAACACAGGGTACGGCTAAAGATACCTTGTTGGCAGAATATAACAACCTCGAAAATGTAAAAGAGATAGTTTTAGCCAATAAAAATGAAATAGCTGCCATTATTATAGAACCTGTAGCAGGCAATATGGGCTGTATAATACCAAATCCCGGTTTTCTTGAAGGATTAAGGAAATTATGCGACGAAAACGGAATTTTGCTCATTTTTGATGAGGTAATGACAGGTTTCAGGCTGGCCCGGGGAGGAGCACAAGAACTTTTTAATATTAATGCAGATATTGTAGCCTTCGGAAAGGTGATAGGAGGGGGGCTTCCTGTAGGAGCTTTTGCAGCCCGGGAAGAAATCATGAATTATCTCGCACCGGTGGGACCCGTATACCAGGCGGGTACTTTAAGCGGTAATCCATTGGCAATGGCAGCCGGGCTTGCAATGCTGAACGAGTTAAATAATAATCCTCAAATATTTAATGAACTGGCAGACAAAACAGCTTATTTACATGAGGGGATGGATAAAGTGTTATCAGCATCAGGTATTGATTATACTATCAATCGTATTGGGTCTATGATTTCAGTACATTTTACCAATGTACAGGTAACTGACTTTAAAACATCGGCTACCGGGAATAATGAATTTTTTAAAAAATTCTTTCACGGAATGCTTGCTGAAGGTGTTTATTTACCGCCAAGTGCTTTTGAAAGCTGGTTTTTAAATAACGCTTTATCATATTCTGATATCGACTTTACAATTAATGCCGTAAAGAAAGTTGCTAAAAACTTATAG
- the lysS gene encoding lysine--tRNA ligase: MQLSEQELIRREKLEKLREFGINPYPAALYPVNHTSKQIKENFTEGKKVVIAGRLMSRRIQGKASFAELQDSNGRIQVYFNRDEICPGEDKTLYNEIYKKLLDIGDFIGVEGELFTTQVGEKTVMVKNFTVLSKTLRPLPLPKVDSEGKIYDEFNDAEQRYRMRYVDLVVNPQVKEVFVKRTKLFNAMREFFNEKGYFEVETPILQPIPGGAAARPFITHHNSLDIPLYMRIANELYLKRLIVGGFDGVYEFSKNFRNEGMDRTHNPEFTAMEIYVAYKDYNWMMEFTENLLQHCALAVNGTTKATFGEHEIDFKAPYPRVTMTEAIKKFTGFDITGKTEDQIREAAVNLGVEVDETMGKGKLIDEIFGEKCEGNFIQPTFITDYPREMSPLCKVHRENPDLTERFELMVCGKEIANAYSELNDPIDQRQRFEEQLKLSEKGDDEAMFIDQDFLRALEYGMPPTSGLGIGMDRLIMFLTNNQSIQEVLFFPQMKPEKKQVELKDNEKVIYDIVKKNKTMQLAELKNSSGLSNKAWDKGIKGLTKLGLVKVKKEEDNLICEVQE; this comes from the coding sequence ATGCAACTTTCAGAACAGGAATTAATCCGCAGGGAAAAACTTGAAAAACTTCGTGAATTTGGCATTAACCCATATCCGGCTGCCCTATACCCCGTTAATCATACTTCTAAACAGATAAAAGAAAACTTTACAGAGGGAAAAAAGGTAGTTATTGCCGGCAGGTTAATGTCCCGACGTATTCAGGGAAAAGCCTCTTTTGCCGAGTTGCAGGATAGTAACGGACGTATTCAGGTTTATTTTAACCGCGACGAAATTTGTCCGGGAGAAGATAAAACCCTATACAACGAAATTTATAAAAAACTACTTGACATTGGTGATTTTATAGGTGTTGAAGGAGAATTGTTTACCACCCAGGTAGGAGAAAAAACCGTAATGGTAAAAAACTTTACAGTACTAAGTAAAACTTTAAGGCCATTGCCATTACCTAAGGTTGACAGTGAAGGAAAGATATATGACGAGTTTAATGATGCCGAACAAAGGTACAGAATGCGGTATGTTGACCTGGTTGTAAATCCGCAGGTAAAAGAAGTGTTTGTAAAACGTACAAAACTTTTTAATGCCATGCGTGAGTTTTTTAACGAAAAAGGATATTTTGAAGTAGAAACCCCCATATTACAACCCATCCCCGGGGGGGCGGCAGCAAGGCCTTTTATTACCCATCACAACTCGCTGGACATTCCTTTATATATGCGTATAGCCAATGAATTGTACTTAAAAAGATTAATAGTAGGAGGTTTTGACGGTGTTTACGAGTTTTCTAAAAATTTCCGTAATGAAGGAATGGACAGAACCCATAATCCTGAATTTACAGCGATGGAAATTTATGTAGCCTATAAAGATTACAACTGGATGATGGAGTTTACCGAAAACCTGCTTCAACACTGTGCATTGGCGGTTAACGGAACAACAAAAGCCACCTTTGGGGAACACGAAATTGATTTTAAAGCCCCCTACCCAAGAGTTACCATGACCGAGGCTATTAAAAAATTCACAGGTTTTGATATAACCGGAAAAACCGAAGACCAGATCAGGGAAGCAGCCGTTAATTTAGGTGTGGAGGTAGATGAAACCATGGGCAAAGGAAAACTTATTGATGAGATATTTGGTGAAAAATGTGAAGGCAATTTTATTCAGCCTACTTTCATAACCGATTATCCCAGGGAGATGAGCCCCCTGTGTAAAGTTCACAGAGAAAATCCTGATTTAACCGAAAGGTTTGAACTCATGGTATGCGGTAAGGAAATTGCCAATGCCTATTCCGAACTTAACGACCCCATAGACCAGCGTCAACGATTTGAAGAACAGCTTAAACTCTCTGAAAAAGGCGATGACGAAGCTATGTTTATTGATCAGGACTTTTTAAGGGCCTTAGAATATGGAATGCCGCCCACTTCCGGGCTTGGTATTGGTATGGACAGGCTTATTATGTTTTTAACAAACAACCAGTCTATACAAGAAGTTTTGTTCTTTCCGCAAATGAAACCCGAGAAAAAGCAAGTAGAACTTAAAGACAATGAAAAAGTAATTTACGATATCGTAAAAAAGAATAAAACAATGCAACTGGCAGAGTTAAAAAACTCTTCCGGATTAAGTAATAAAGCATGGGATAAAGGCATTAAAGGACTTACCAAACTTGGCCTGGTAAAAGTGAAAAAAGAAGAGGATAATTTAATTTGTGAAGTCCAGGAATAA
- a CDS encoding glucosaminidase domain-containing protein — protein MKTKYLLLLFSLAILTSCGSKKKTVYTKPKSKTNTSKSTPVTANEPRETEVLKSTSTTKVYTEVVQDYINEYKEIAKQQMLQYGVPASITLAQGILESGAGRGELVLKANNHFGIKCHDWKGLTVYHDDDREGECFRKYAHPHYSYQDHSLFLTGRKRYLFLFKLPKDDYKSWAKGLRQAGYATDPRYPQKLIGLIDRYKLYEFDAEVLGKSLKDAKKVTSNTNKYTVVKGDTLYSISRRYKLTVDELKQINSLEDNNIYEGQVLFIKPLESNY, from the coding sequence ATGAAAACTAAGTATTTGTTGTTGTTGTTTTCTTTGGCAATTTTAACTTCCTGTGGATCCAAAAAGAAGACGGTTTATACCAAGCCTAAATCAAAAACCAATACCTCGAAATCTACTCCTGTTACAGCAAATGAACCCCGGGAAACAGAAGTTCTTAAATCCACCTCTACTACAAAGGTATATACCGAAGTAGTGCAGGATTACATCAATGAATATAAAGAAATAGCTAAACAACAAATGTTGCAGTATGGGGTGCCGGCCAGCATTACATTAGCACAGGGAATTTTAGAAAGCGGTGCCGGTAGGGGGGAACTGGTATTAAAAGCCAACAATCATTTTGGTATAAAATGTCATGACTGGAAAGGGCTAACTGTTTATCATGATGATGACAGGGAAGGAGAATGTTTTCGTAAATATGCGCATCCGCATTACTCTTACCAGGATCACTCTTTGTTTCTTACCGGGCGAAAACGCTATTTATTTCTTTTTAAATTGCCAAAGGATGATTATAAGTCCTGGGCCAAAGGATTAAGGCAGGCAGGATATGCAACTGATCCCCGCTACCCTCAAAAATTAATAGGACTGATTGACCGGTATAAATTATATGAATTTGATGCTGAAGTACTCGGGAAAAGCTTGAAAGATGCAAAAAAGGTAACATCCAATACCAATAAATATACAGTGGTTAAAGGTGATACGCTTTATTCAATTTCTCGAAGATATAAACTTACCGTTGATGAACTGAAACAAATAAACAGCCTGGAGGATAATAATATCTATGAAGGCCAGGTACTCTTTATAAAACCTTTAGAATCTAATTACTAA